A window of Sulfurimonas gotlandica GD1 contains these coding sequences:
- the waaA gene encoding lipid IV(A) 3-deoxy-D-manno-octulosonic acid transferase, whose amino-acid sequence MKPFSLLYYILSVVLYLVALPLLIYLSFKQKYKESIPARFFLFKNPKFSSEDGIWFHVCSLGEAKALKPILELVRGKDVKITTVTHTGQLEARKYDAEVRYLPYEMLLPFWIKKQKMLIVLEAEFWYLLFAVANAKGAKVVLLNARISDKSVKKYLQFAWFYKKLLSNVEVIYAQSEVDKNRFLALGAKNIKVIGNIKLAGTISKTKEYEKPVQETIVAGSTHETEEESILKSFVQYKKQADAKLIIVPRHPERFESVYELMKNYADKHSLILSRFSERQDFDADLILVDAMGELNNMYAISDIAIVGGAFKEDVGGHNPLEPAFFGCKIITGKHFHDQKELFKYVHHVQYVEREEIHKALLASKDLPASMVEEKINLEPIVKNILEN is encoded by the coding sequence TTGAAGCCTTTTTCACTACTCTATTATATTTTAAGTGTTGTGCTATATTTAGTAGCACTACCACTTTTAATATACCTCTCGTTTAAGCAAAAATACAAAGAATCTATCCCAGCCCGTTTTTTTCTTTTTAAAAATCCTAAATTTAGTAGTGAAGATGGAATATGGTTCCATGTATGTTCACTTGGTGAAGCAAAAGCATTAAAACCTATTTTAGAACTAGTCCGTGGCAAAGATGTAAAGATAACTACAGTTACTCATACGGGGCAATTAGAAGCTAGAAAGTATGATGCTGAAGTTAGATATTTGCCCTATGAGATGCTGCTTCCGTTTTGGATTAAAAAACAAAAAATGCTTATAGTCTTAGAGGCTGAATTTTGGTACTTGCTTTTTGCAGTTGCAAATGCAAAAGGTGCGAAAGTTGTACTTTTAAATGCTCGTATCTCGGATAAGAGTGTAAAGAAATATCTTCAGTTTGCTTGGTTTTATAAAAAACTATTATCTAATGTGGAAGTAATATATGCTCAGAGTGAAGTTGATAAAAATCGTTTTTTAGCACTTGGCGCTAAAAACATCAAGGTTATTGGAAATATAAAGTTGGCGGGTACTATTTCTAAGACTAAAGAGTATGAAAAGCCAGTTCAAGAGACTATAGTAGCTGGGAGTACACATGAGACTGAAGAAGAGTCAATATTAAAATCATTTGTACAATACAAAAAACAGGCAGATGCAAAACTTATAATAGTTCCAAGACATCCAGAGAGATTTGAGAGTGTTTATGAGCTTATGAAGAATTATGCTGATAAACACTCTTTAATACTCTCAAGATTCTCTGAGAGACAAGATTTTGATGCAGATTTGATCTTAGTAGACGCAATGGGCGAATTAAACAACATGTATGCTATTAGTGACATAGCTATTGTTGGTGGTGCATTTAAAGAAGATGTTGGTGGACATAATCCGCTAGAACCAGCTTTTTTTGGATGCAAGATAATAACAGGTAAACATTTTCATGACCAAAAAGAGCTTTTTAAGTATGTACATCACGTACAATATGTTGAACGTGAAGAGATACACAAAGCACTTTTGGCTAGCAAAGATCTACCTGCATCTATGGTTGAAGAGAAGATAAACTTAGAACCAATAGTAAAAAATATATTAGAAAATTAA
- a CDS encoding zinc ribbon domain-containing protein, translating into MNQHLKQLIDLSRVDKEIDAFEPQIDEANSKFEAALAKKQSIDTDIENLSNEIKDEQLKKHKNELHLAELSQKLDDNSRKSGEVKTEREMKSLQLEEEIAKEQVTFANEEIERLERIIESKKEQVEAAKVSLSEIDANLESVKAEVDKKLEVINNERQKVFVEKEKLLGTTNQKGLAFYQKIRRWAKNTTVVVVEDQACMGCNMLISDKILADVIKAEEITTCPHCGRILHVEATNE; encoded by the coding sequence ATGAATCAGCATCTCAAACAATTAATAGACCTTTCTCGTGTAGATAAAGAGATTGATGCATTTGAGCCTCAAATCGATGAGGCTAACTCTAAATTTGAAGCAGCATTAGCAAAAAAACAAAGTATCGATACAGATATTGAAAATTTAAGCAATGAAATCAAAGATGAGCAACTTAAAAAGCATAAAAATGAACTTCATTTAGCTGAACTATCTCAAAAATTAGATGACAACTCTAGAAAAAGTGGTGAAGTTAAGACTGAGCGTGAGATGAAATCTCTTCAGCTTGAAGAAGAGATTGCTAAAGAACAAGTTACTTTTGCAAATGAAGAAATCGAGAGACTTGAGAGAATTATAGAGTCTAAAAAAGAGCAAGTAGAAGCTGCAAAAGTTTCGCTTTCTGAGATAGATGCAAACTTAGAATCAGTAAAAGCTGAAGTTGATAAAAAATTAGAAGTAATCAACAACGAGAGACAAAAAGTATTTGTTGAAAAAGAAAAACTACTTGGGACTACAAATCAAAAAGGTTTGGCTTTTTACCAAAAAATCCGTCGTTGGGCTAAAAACACTACTGTTGTAGTTGTTGAAGACCAAGCTTGTATGGGTTGTAACATGTTAATCAGCGATAAAATCTTAGCAGATGTTATAAAAGCTGAAGAGATTACAACATGTCCACACTGTGGTCGTATTCTCCATGTGGAAGCAACTAACGAGTAG
- a CDS encoding Nif3-like dinuclear metal center hexameric protein: MKIADIYKFLDELSPFELQESWDNSGLLLGDFNQEITKIVLSVDVDESLIEEMPRDALLITHHPIIFGGLKQLEFNKYPANLIQKMIKKNISNIAMHTNFDQTHLNEFVATKILGYKIAQKDGFVAYLDVDEEFDAFAKKVASAFGLPHAKCVKSSNRVKRVALTTGSGCSLIKSIDADCFLTGDVKYHDAMEAKSIKLSLIDIGHFESECFFAEILHQHLKFLGLEAIISSSKNPFTYI; the protein is encoded by the coding sequence ATGAAAATCGCAGACATATATAAATTTCTTGATGAACTATCACCTTTTGAGCTGCAAGAGTCTTGGGATAACTCAGGTCTTTTACTTGGCGATTTTAATCAAGAGATTACTAAGATAGTCTTGAGTGTAGATGTTGATGAGTCTCTCATAGAAGAGATGCCGCGCGATGCACTCTTAATTACGCACCATCCAATTATTTTTGGTGGATTAAAGCAGTTGGAGTTTAATAAGTACCCAGCAAATTTAATTCAGAAAATGATTAAAAAAAATATCTCAAATATTGCTATGCATACCAACTTTGATCAGACACATTTAAATGAGTTTGTAGCTACAAAAATTTTAGGTTATAAAATTGCACAAAAAGATGGATTTGTTGCTTATTTGGATGTTGACGAAGAGTTCGATGCATTTGCAAAAAAAGTTGCTTCCGCTTTTGGACTTCCTCATGCAAAATGTGTAAAAAGCTCAAATCGTGTAAAAAGAGTAGCTTTAACAACAGGTTCTGGATGCTCTTTAATCAAATCTATAGATGCAGATTGTTTTTTAACCGGAGATGTGAAATACCACGATGCCATGGAGGCTAAAAGCATAAAACTTTCATTAATTGACATTGGACATTTTGAGAGTGAATGCTTTTTTGCAGAAATTTTACATCAGCATTTGAAATTTTTAGGTTTAGAAGCTATAATTTCATCATCAAAGAACCCGTTCACATATATCTAA
- a CDS encoding caspase family protein: MKNIVILILIFTVVLSANSDRALKMMKIEQRVALVIGNNNYDSDRLSKLKNPINDAKAMRDKLKTLGFQVYYGENLKVRDMDKELRSFSSKLRNGGVGLFFFAGHGVESQGKNYLMGKDSNLVDKLDIAYESLELDKVIEAMKNSGNRLSIVLLDACRNDPFSRSGGGGLAKVDNAKGMFIAYATSPGDVASDGSGKHGVFTEEILNHIDSEGVPIGRMFKKVKRGVYTKTNETQRPWTYDDIIGDFFFKLPDSNVNTRTDIFLNEQKIEEPKKVIQEETLKKQKSEIQPKVVKKEIKDSIPDSYNIGGKYLNNLTFDGVVKKFGNDYELIDHNQYSWEIKYKELGLSFYYKYNDNRKKIISIHITSPYMLKTNAGIVLNQSTMQDVYNFYGKISWLASRGSDYWWSEHAGIAYYIERDKSIKQFPVDKEKHIKKKIVKIVIR, encoded by the coding sequence ATGAAAAATATAGTCATTTTAATACTGATTTTTACTGTTGTGCTAAGTGCAAACAGTGACCGCGCTTTAAAAATGATGAAGATAGAGCAGAGAGTAGCTTTGGTAATTGGCAATAATAACTATGATAGTGATAGATTGTCGAAACTTAAAAATCCAATAAATGATGCAAAAGCTATGAGGGATAAACTTAAGACATTAGGCTTTCAAGTTTACTATGGAGAAAATCTTAAAGTTAGAGATATGGATAAAGAACTTCGCTCTTTTAGCTCAAAGCTGAGAAATGGCGGAGTCGGTCTTTTTTTCTTTGCAGGTCATGGTGTAGAGTCTCAAGGAAAAAATTACCTAATGGGTAAAGATTCTAATCTCGTCGATAAGCTTGATATTGCCTATGAATCTCTCGAACTAGATAAAGTCATTGAAGCTATGAAAAACTCAGGTAATCGTCTAAGCATAGTATTGCTTGATGCATGCAGAAATGATCCTTTCTCTCGTTCTGGCGGTGGTGGACTTGCTAAAGTTGATAATGCAAAGGGAATGTTTATAGCGTATGCTACAAGTCCAGGAGATGTTGCTAGTGACGGTAGTGGAAAACATGGTGTTTTTACTGAAGAGATTTTAAATCATATAGATTCAGAAGGCGTTCCAATTGGTAGAATGTTTAAAAAGGTAAAAAGAGGTGTTTATACTAAAACAAATGAGACACAAAGACCTTGGACATATGATGATATTATAGGGGATTTCTTTTTTAAATTGCCAGATTCAAATGTAAATACAAGAACTGATATATTCTTAAATGAACAAAAAATAGAAGAACCAAAAAAAGTCATACAAGAAGAAACATTAAAAAAGCAAAAAAGTGAAATTCAACCAAAAGTAGTCAAAAAAGAGATTAAAGACAGTATTCCAGATAGTTATAATATAGGAGGTAAGTACCTTAATAATTTGACCTTTGATGGTGTTGTGAAAAAATTTGGAAATGATTATGAGTTAATAGACCACAATCAATATTCTTGGGAAATTAAGTATAAAGAACTTGGATTGTCATTTTATTATAAATATAACGATAATAGAAAAAAAATAATATCTATACATATCACTTCACCATATATGTTAAAGACAAATGCTGGTATAGTGCTAAATCAAAGCACAATGCAGGATGTTTACAATTTTTATGGAAAAATTAGTTGGTTGGCATCACGAGGTAGTGATTATTGGTGGTCAGAACATGCTGGCATAGCATATTATATTGAACGAGACAAAAGTATAAAGCAGTTTCCTGTAGATAAAGAAAAGCATATAAAAAAGAAAATTGTCAAAATAGTAATACGTTAA
- a CDS encoding tetratricopeptide repeat protein translates to MTVFQLLMLGASAFFAYKIFEHIQTLQNPEEQIDDSNQNETKSAEAFSPFDPETLVEKADVAFEEKDFQRALALLSEADAKDQQNSEILFKIGYILQQTNDNDEALKYYKQALEVDKDNEFIHNSIASIYRANGEFISAKMHFHASIDIDDSNAITYYNFGNLLVDMKHLQEAKDMYEKALEINPDFSEAKEELEKL, encoded by the coding sequence ATGACAGTTTTTCAATTACTAATGCTTGGAGCTTCGGCTTTCTTTGCATATAAAATTTTTGAGCATATTCAAACACTTCAAAATCCAGAAGAACAAATTGATGACTCAAATCAAAATGAGACAAAAAGTGCAGAAGCTTTCTCTCCATTCGATCCAGAAACTTTAGTAGAAAAAGCGGATGTGGCATTTGAGGAAAAAGATTTTCAAAGAGCTTTAGCACTACTCAGTGAAGCAGATGCTAAAGACCAACAAAACTCAGAGATACTATTTAAAATAGGCTATATTTTACAGCAGACAAATGATAATGATGAAGCCTTAAAATACTACAAACAAGCACTTGAGGTAGATAAAGATAATGAGTTTATTCATAACTCTATAGCCTCTATATACAGAGCTAACGGTGAGTTTATATCGGCTAAGATGCATTTTCATGCGTCTATAGATATTGATGATTCAAATGCTATTACTTACTATAACTTTGGAAACCTTTTAGTAGATATGAAGCATCTACAAGAGGCTAAAGATATGTACGAGAAAGCCTTAGAGATAAATCCTGATTTCAGTGAAGCCAAAGAGGAATTAGAGAAACTTTAA
- a CDS encoding M23 family metallopeptidase, translating into MKFIISLAFLFSTLFSFNIDISDSTIVNGRTSIIEFYKEKNTEYKKILIEKKSYKIYDHPIDASKMYVLVPISYYEKPNDKKVEVIYKENGKQKSKTLFFHIEDGKYKKEKIEVQKSKVTLNKKDKERASMEYAEAMKIYAASTDKAQMSSKFIAPMDSKITSSFGKARVYNDTLNGYHSGTDYRAKVGTPIKATNDGTVVLAKDRFYSGGTVILDHGHGIYTCYYHMSDFSVKNGDRVNKSDVIGLSGESGRVTGPHLHFSARVGGEQVDPLQLIELLNKKLF; encoded by the coding sequence ATGAAGTTTATTATCTCTTTAGCATTTCTTTTTTCAACTCTTTTTTCTTTTAACATAGATATATCAGACTCCACTATTGTAAATGGCAGAACCTCTATTATAGAATTTTATAAAGAGAAAAATACAGAGTATAAAAAGATTCTAATAGAGAAAAAATCATATAAGATATATGATCATCCGATAGATGCGAGTAAAATGTACGTTTTAGTTCCAATTAGTTACTATGAAAAACCAAATGATAAAAAAGTTGAGGTTATATACAAAGAAAATGGCAAACAAAAAAGCAAGACTCTTTTTTTTCATATAGAAGATGGTAAATATAAAAAAGAGAAAATTGAAGTACAAAAATCAAAGGTTACACTGAATAAAAAAGATAAAGAAAGAGCATCCATGGAGTATGCAGAGGCCATGAAAATTTATGCTGCATCTACAGATAAAGCTCAGATGTCATCAAAGTTTATCGCTCCGATGGATAGTAAAATTACAAGCTCATTCGGAAAAGCAAGAGTTTACAATGATACTTTAAATGGTTATCATAGTGGAACTGATTATAGAGCAAAAGTTGGTACACCTATAAAAGCAACAAATGATGGTACAGTTGTTTTAGCAAAGGATAGGTTTTACTCTGGTGGCACAGTCATATTAGACCATGGTCATGGCATCTATACATGTTACTATCATATGAGTGACTTTAGTGTAAAAAATGGTGATAGAGTAAATAAATCTGACGTGATTGGTTTATCAGGTGAGAGCGGCAGAGTTACAGGGCCGCATTTACACTTTAGTGCCAGAGTAGGTGGGGAGCAAGTTGATCCACTTCAATTAATAGAGTTACTAAATAAAAAATTATTTTAA
- the smpB gene encoding SsrA-binding protein SmpB, with amino-acid sequence MGETIAKNKKAYFDYFLEEKFEAGLVLQGSEVKGIRAKRVNIKDSFIRFVQGEAFLFNAHIGRLETTHHYYTHEERGSRKLLLHKKQLVSMKKAVDRDGYTIVPLQIYFNDRNLVKIQIAIAKGKQLHDKREDLKQKDMKRDIARAMKDY; translated from the coding sequence TTTTGATTACTTTTTAGAAGAGAAGTTTGAAGCGGGACTCGTTCTGCAAGGTAGTGAAGTAAAAGGCATAAGAGCAAAACGAGTAAACATAAAAGATAGTTTTATACGTTTTGTGCAGGGTGAAGCATTTTTATTTAATGCTCATATTGGAAGATTAGAAACTACTCATCATTACTACACACATGAAGAGAGAGGTAGTAGAAAACTTCTTTTACATAAAAAACAGTTAGTTAGTATGAAAAAAGCTGTTGATAGAGATGGTTACACAATAGTACCTCTGCAAATATATTTCAATGATAGAAACTTAGTGAAAATCCAAATTGCAATTGCAAAAGGAAAACAGCTTCACGATAAAAGAGAAGATTTAAAACAAAAAGATATGAAGCGTGATATTGCTAGGGCGATGAAGGATTATTAA